Sequence from the Catenulispora sp. EB89 genome:
TGGACAGTCTGCTCTTCAACACCGTGTCGGGGACGACCGCAGGAATCCCGTGGGCCGTCCAGATCCATGTCTTCCCCGACAAGAAGTCGCACATCGACTGGGAGGACGACAAACTCCCGCCGGGCTCCATCCCGCAGGCCGCTAAGGACGCCGAGCACCCGGGGGCCATGGCGCAGTTCCGGACGCCGGGAGTGCAGGGCTACAGCGAAGTCGGCGGGCCCGACGGCACTTCGGGGGACTCGCAGTACTTCACCATCCAGGAGGGCAGGGGCATCGGCACCAGTACAGCGGCCAAGACTTCGCAAGGCTCGGCCCCGGGCCAGAACCCGCGGGTCTACACCGCCTATGTAACGTCAGGATGGATGGGGCCGGACGTCGACCACCTGTGCGCGCAGTACGCCGACCACGCGGAGTTCGAGCCGGTGTATCGGATCCAGGGAGGCGACTTCTACGTGTTCGGATACTCGGCGGCCGATCGTCCGCAGAAGGTGATCGGCTATAGCGCTTCCGGAACGGTAGTGGGGACGGCGACGGCCGTTAAGGGCGGTCAGTACTTCCTCCTGTCGCTGCCCGGAACGAAGTAGAAGACCGAAGCAGAAGACCGCGCGGGCCACTCGCCGCCATGCGACGACGACGAGGGCCCGCGCGTAAACGTGAGTTGCGCGCAAAGCATGCAGAGCGCGCAAAGCACCTAGAGAGCGCTCACGGCGTGAGCCTGTGCAGGTCCCGAGGGAACAGCGCCGTCCGCCGCAGGTTGTCCGCCTCCGTCAGCCGCATCGTCCAGCGCTCCAAGCCCAGGGCGAACCCGCCGTGCGGCGGCATCCCGTGCTTGAAGTTCGCCAGATACCCCTCGTACGCCTCCGTCGTCTCCCCGCGCGCGGCGAGCGCCGCCACGTAGTCCTCATAGCGGTGCAGCCGCTGTCCGCCGGTGATCAGCTCCAGCCCCCGGAAGATCAGGTCGAAGCTGTTCGAGTACTGCGGCCGGTCCGGCTGCGCGTGCGTGTAGAAGGGCCGCTTGACCATCGGGTATCCGGTGACGAACAGGAACTCGCTCCCGAACTCCCGCAGTGCCCACGCGCTCAGCTCGCGCTCGTTGGCCGGCGACAGGTCCGGCTCGTCCTCGCCGAGCATTTCCATCGCGTCCGCGAAGTGGATCTCGGGGATCTGCTCCGGCACCACCGGTAGTTTCACCCCGAGCAGGTCCACCGCGGCCGCCGCGCGCTCGCCGACGGCGGCGACCATGCCGGCCAGCGCCTGGCGCACCACCGCCATCACGTCGCGGTGGTCGGTGATGAAGCCGAGTTCGGCGTCCAGGCTCGTGTACTGGGCCAGGTGCCGGGCGGTGTCGGAGGGCTCGGCACGGAAGACCGGGCCGGTCTCGTAGACCCGTTCGAAGACGCCGACCATCGCCTGCTTGAAGAACTGCGGCGACTGCGCCAGGTACGCCTTGCGGCCGAACCAGTCCAGGGCGAAGACGTTCGCGCCGGACTCGGTGGCCGAGCCGACGATCTTCGGGGTGTGGATCTCGGTGAAGCCCTCGGCGTCCAGGGCGCTGCGGAAGCCCGCGACGGAGGCGGCCGTGATCTGGAACGGGGCGTTCAGGAGCGGGTGGCGCAGGGTCACCGGCGCGCCGTCCAGGATGGTCGGCAGCGAGGCGGTCACGCTCGGCCGGTAGATCTCCAGCGGCGGCGTCTCGGCCGGGCTGGACAGCAGCTCGACCTGAGGGCCCGCGGCCGGCGCGACGACCTCCACGCCGCCGGGCGCCTGCTCGTTCGCGGTCACGACCCCGACGAAGGAGAGCACGGTCTCCTCGGGGATGTCGCGCAGCTGCTCGGCGAGGGCGCCCGGCAGGACGGTCTGCGTCAGGCCGCTGCGGTCGCGCAGGATCAGGAACGTGACGTTCTTCAACTCGCGGCGGCGATGCAGCCAGCCGGACACCCGGACGGTTTCACCTACGTGCGCCGACATCTCGGACGCCAATACGCGGTGGATCATTGTTAGCCCTCCCAAGGGCCTCGAAGTGATCCCTTGGGGGTGCGGGCGATAAGGGAATCGCGGTACCACCGCACCTTCGCCGCGGCTTGCGGCCGCGACCTCGTGGCGGCCCGGTGACGGGGGCCATCCGGCGGGGCATTGCCTCCCCGCACTCGGGAGGGTCTTCGCCTCGGGACGCGGGGCCGTCTTCCCAGCTGCCGACGGCTCTCTGGACCCGCGCGGATCCGAGGCTACTCGTCTCCTTCAACGTGTTGGAGGGATCTTAACTCCGGCGGGGATCACGAACAATCGAATACTCCGCTGGGGGCGGCGGCCTTAGCGCTTGCAGAGGAGGCGGAGGCGGTGTCGGCATGAGCAGTAGAGGTAGAGGTAGCGCTAAAGGTAGAAGCGCTACGGGGCACAGAGACGGAAACCAGGCCCGGCACTCCGTGACAATGCCCGGTCACCCACGCGTCGCGATCCTTAGCCGCGGCACTGCGTCCGCCCATACGCATCCCCGTCACTACGACGTACCGCACCTGCCCAGCGCGCACGAGCGCCGCCAGCCCCTGCGCGGTCGGCGCCGGAGCGTCGCTCGTGAAGCCGCCCATGGGGAGGACCGGGATGTTGTCCGCGAGGTAGGTGGCGGCGGCCATCGAGCCGTCTACTGCGGCGGCGTAGTGACGACCGTCGCGGTTGTGCTTCAGGAAGCGCAGCACCTGCGGATCGGGTCCTCGGCCGAAGTCGCGCAGGCCGCGCTCGATCTCGTCGTTGACGGCCGCGCTGGTCTTCCGGCCCCCGAACATCCCCTGCGGCGGTCCGGCGGAGGCGGCGACGCTGCCCATCGTGTCGCCCCGGCGGGTGAGTACAGAGGACGCCCATACGGCCGGTGCGGCCAGTGCCGCAGTAGCGACAGCGAGAGCGGACACCGCGCCGAGGGCGCGGTTGCGGGAGAGGCGGGCCCAGGGGGTCAACGCGATCGCCAGGACGGCGGCGGCCAGGACGAACCAGCGCAGCCACGGCTGGTAGTGCGGAGTCTCACGGCTCGCGAGGAACGCCCAGCCGCCGGTCACCGTGACCAGCGCCGGCAGCTGCCACGTGCGACCGCGGGCGGCGGCGACGAAGGCGGCGCCGGCGAGTGCGGCGACCGGAGGGGCGAGGGTCGAGGTGTAGTAGGAGTGGATGCCGGTGGCCGCGCAGAAGGCCAGTCCGTAGATGCCCAGCCAGCCGCCCCAGAACAGGTAGCCGGCGAGGGTCTTCTGGCGCGCGCGGTCCGCTGTCGTCACGGTCGCCGCAGTGGTCTGCTGGCTTGCTGAGTCCGTAGCGAGAGACTCAAGCGCAATGCGCGCAGCCCGCCGCCCTCGCCAAGCCATCCAGAGCCCCGCACCCAGCCCCGCCACCGCCGCCGGCACCAGCCAGCTGATCTGCCCCGCCGACGCCGCCCCGAAGATCCGCCCGAGCCCGGCCGGGCCGCCGGCTCCCGACAGCACCGCGCCCCCGGCCAGCGGGTCGGTGCCGGCGCCCTGGCCCCCGATGCGGCCGAAGCCGTTGTACTGGAACACCATCTCCCACACCGAGTTGTGGACCGATCCGTCGATGTAGGGGCGCTGCGAGGCCGGCGTCAGCGTCACGAACACCATCCACGCCAGCGACACCGCCGCGACCAGCGTCCCGTACACGGCCGCCCGGCCCAGGCGCCACCAGCGCGTGCCGGCGCCGAGTAGGAAACACGTTCCGGCGAAGACCGGCACGACCAGCAGCGCCTGCCCCATCTTCACGTTGAACGCCACGCCCAGCCACACCGCCGAGGCCGCCAGCCACCAGGTGGCGCGCCGTCCGCCGTCGGCCCAGCGCCACAGCGCGTGCGCGGCGACGACCATGAAGAACACCATCAGCGCGTCGGGGATGTTCGTGCGCGACAGTGCCACGGTCACCGGGGTCAGGGTGTAGCCGACGGCGGCGGCGTACCCGGCGCCCCGGCCGGCCCAGCGGCGCACCGTGACGAACAGCAGCGGCACGCACGCCGTGGCCGCCAGCACCTGCGGCAGCAGCACCGCCCAGGGGTGGAACCCGAACATCCGCACCGACAGGGCCTGCACCCAGAACGCGCCGGGCAGCTTGTCGGTGGTGATGAAGCCCGCCGGGTCGAAGGCCCCGTAGACGAAGTCGTGCCAGTCCGCGCCCATCGAGCGGACGGCCGCCGTGTAGTAGGGGTGCGTCCGGCCGTGCTGGAAGCCCCATCCGAACATCACCGCGGCCAGCGCTGTGAGGGCAGCGACCAGGGCCCGGTCCGAGGACCGTCGAGAAATCCACGCCATGTCCGGACAACGAGCATGATCAGGACGGGTCACTATGAAGTTACGAAACTGTCATTGAACGCAGAATAACGGTGCAGTTGGGGCGCCCGAGAAAGACGATGATCATTCATGCTCGGAATCTGCGCGAACGAACATCGCAGTGAGCGGATCGCGCGCTACTGTGTCCCCATGCGCCAAGAAGACCGCCTCGGAGCCATCCTCGCCCTGCTGGCCGACCACGGTTCCGTGGGTGTGGTGGAAACCGCCGAGCGCCTGGGCACTTCCCAGGCCACCATCCGCCGCGACCTGCAGGCCCTGGAGGAACAGGGCCTGGTCAAGCGCACGCACGGCGGCGCCGTCCCGGCCGGCGTGCTGTACGAGCTGCCCATGCGCTACCGCGGCGCGCGCCAGCAGGAGGAGAAGAGCCGGATCGCCGAGCTCGCGGCCGGTCTGATCGACGAGAGTGCGGCGACTGTGGGCCTGTGCGGGGGCACGACCACCAGCGAGGTGGCGCGGTTCCTGGGGATGCGCGGCGGGCTGAAGATCGTCACCAACGCCCTCAACATCGCCGCCGAGCTGGCGCTGCGTCCGGCCATAGACCTGGTGGTCACCGGTGGCACCGTGCGCACCGAGTCCTACGAGCTGATCGGCCCGGTCGCCGAGCGCGCGCTGGAGGGCTTCAACCTGGACGCCTCGTTCCTGGGTGTCGGCGGGGTCAGCGCGGCGGCCGGCGTCACCACGCACCACGAGGTCGAGGCGCAGACGAACCGCGCCATGATCCTGCAGTCGGCGCGCGTGATCGTGGTCGCCGACGGGACCAAGGTCGGGCGCCGGGCCTTCGCGCGCATCGCCGAGGCCGCGCTCGTCTCGGATCTGGTCACCGACCCCAGCGCCGACCCCGCCGAGCTGGACGCGCTGCGGGAGCTCGGGGTTCGGATCCATCTCGCGGACTGAGCGCCGGTTGAGCGGGCTGACCGGGCTGAGCGGGCTGAGCGGCCCGGGCGGACTGAGCGCGCTGAGCGGATCGGTCGGGCAGGCCGCCCGAACCGGCGCCCGCGCGTGCTGACCCCTGCGCCGAGTTATGAGCCAGGTCGCGACACGTGGCGGCTGACCACCCGGTATTTCTTCCTGCTTGATTCTGCTCGACTCGTCTGGCTATCGTTCAGATATAAGCACGGGAGTCGATCGCAGCCTGGGGAGAGAAGCCATGTCCGGATCCGAACACGTCGACGCCGAGATAGCGAGCCAGCCGGACACCTGGCGCCGGGCCGCCGCCCTCGCCGTCGGCCCGACCGCCGAGGCGCTGCCGAAGAAGGGCGAGCGCGTCGCGGTCGTCGGCTGCGGCACCTCGCTGTACATGGCGCAGGCCTACGCGGTCCTGCGCGAGCAGGCCGGCCTCGGCGACACCGACGCCTTCGCCGCCTCAGAGTTCCCCTTCGGCCGGGCCTACGACCGCGTGGTCGCGCTCAGCCGCTCCGGCACCACGACCGAGGTGCTGGAACTGCTCCAGCGGCTCAAGGGCGCCATCGCCACCGTCGCGGTCATCGCCGACCCCGACACCCCGGCCCCGGCGCTGGCCGACCGGACCATCGTGCTGGACTTCGCCGATGAGAAGTCGGTCGTGCAGACCCGGTTCGCGACCACCGCGCTGACCCTGTTCCGCGCGCACGTCGCCGCACAGTCCGGCACCGCCTTCGACCTGGAAAAGATCGTCGCCGACGCCCGGCACTGCGTCAGCGAGCCGCTGCCGGAGGGGATCCTGGACAAGACCCAGTTCGCCTTCCTGGGCCGGGGCTGGACCGTCGGGCTGGCCAACGAGGCCGGGCTGAAGATGACCGAGGCCTCGCTCACCTGGACCCAGTCCTACCCGGCGATGGAGTACCGGCACGGGCCGATCAGCATCGCCTCCCCGGGGACGGTGACCTGGATGCTCGGCGAGGCCCCGCGCGGGCTGGCCGAGCAGGTGGAGGCCACCGGCGGGCAGTGGCTGGACGGTACCGCGGACGGTACCGCGGACGGTACCTCCGCCGGCCGCGACCCGCTGGCCGAGCTGATCCGGGTGCAGCGCCTGGCCGTGGCGCTCGGCGCGCGCAAGGGCCTGGAGGTCGACAACCCGCGCAACCTGACCCGCTCCGTCGTCCTGTCCGAGGTCTGAGATGTCCGATCCCGAGCAGCGGTACGCGCTGGCCCTTGACGTCGGCGGCACCGGCATCAAAGCCGGCCTGGTCACCGCCGACGGCACGCTGACGCGCGGCTGGCGGCGCGCCACCCGCATCGAGCGCGGCCCGCAGGCCGTCATCGACACGATCGCGGACTTCGCCGCCGAGCTGGTCCAGGAGACCGCCGCCGACGGCACGCCGGTCGTCGCCGCGGGCTTCGCGCTGCCCGGGATCATCGACGAGCAGAACGGGGTCGGGGTGTTCTCGGCCACCGTCGGCTGGCGCGGCGTGCCGTTCCGCGAACTGCTCGGCAAGCGCCTGGCCGTGCCGGTCGCCATCGGCCACGACGTGCGCGCCGGGGGAGTGGCCGAGGCCCGCATCGGCGCCGGCCGCGGCTCCGCGCGCTTCGTCTTCCTGCCGCTGGGCACCAGCATCGGCGGCGCGATCATGATCGACGGCGTGCCGAATCTCGGCAGCCGCGGCATGGGCGGCGAGTTCGGGCACATCGTAGTCCGCCCCGGCGGCCTGCCCTGCGGCTGCGGCCTGCACGGGTGCCTGGCGCAGTACTCCTCGGCCGGCGCGGTCGCGGCGCGCTACGCGCAGGCCGCCGGCACGCCGAACGCCGGCGCCCTGGATGTCGCCGCGCGCCTGGCCACCGGCGACCCGATCGCCCGCCGCGTCTGGGACGAGGCGGTCGACGTCCTGGCCGACGCGCTGCTCACGACGGCGGCGCTGCTCGACCCGGACCGCGTGGTCATCGGCGGCGGCCTGGCCGAGGCCGGCGAGGTGCTGATGGCGCCGCTGGCCGAGGCGCTGGCGGCCAAGGCGACGTACCACGCGCTGCCGGAGCTGGTCACCGCCGAACTCGGCGACCTGGCCGGGTGCCGGGGGGCGGGGCTGCTGGCGTGGGACCTGGTGCCTCAGGACCTGGCGACGTGATAGTCACGCTCACGCTCAACCCGGCTCTGGACATCACGTATACGGTCCCTGCTTTGCTGCCGGGGACCACGCACCGGCCGCGGGTGCACGCTCAGGCCGGCGGCAAGGGAGTGAACGTCGCCCGGACCCTGCACGCCCTGGGCCGCGACACGGTCGCGGTCCTGCCGCTCGGCGGCTTCGACGGCGAAGCGGTGCGCGCGGAGCTGGCGGCGTCGGGGGTCCCGCACCACGTCATACCCATCGCCGGGGCGACTCGGCGGACGGTGACGGTCGTCGAGGAATCCGGGCTCGCGACCGGATTCAACGAGGCCGGGCCCGAGATCGGCGCCGACGAGTGGGCCGAGATATGCGCGGCGGTGGCTGTGCTCCTGGAAACCGCAGTGCTCGACGACGCGGCGGTGCTGGTGTTGTCGGGCAAGCTGCCGCGCGGGCTGGCCGACGACGCTTATGCCTCGTTGGTGGAACTGGCCGACGGCTTCGGGGTCCCGACGATCCTGGACACCGAAGGCGCGCCGTTGTTGGCCGCCCTGTCGGCGGGGCCAGCGATCGTGAAGCCGAACGCGCATGAGTTGCTGGATGCCACAGGCTTGGCTGATCCCGGTTCCGCTGCGGGGGAGTTGCTGAAGCGCGGGGCCCGGGCGGTGGTTGCCTCCAGCGGACCTGACGGCCTCACGGCTCTGACCGCCGACGGCACCTGGATCGCGAGGCCACCGCGGATTGAGGGCGGCAACCCCACTGGTGCGGGCGATGCCTCGGTCGCGGCGCTGGCCGTGGGGCTGGCAGACGGGCGCGCTTGGCCGGAGGTGCTGGCCGATGCGGTCGCGTTGTCGGCGGCGACTGTGCTCACGGACCGGGCCGGGATGTTCGATGCCGAGGCTTATCGCCGGTTCCGCTCCGAGAT
This genomic interval carries:
- the aspS gene encoding aspartate--tRNA(Asn) ligase, which gives rise to MIHRVLASEMSAHVGETVRVSGWLHRRRELKNVTFLILRDRSGLTQTVLPGALAEQLRDIPEETVLSFVGVVTANEQAPGGVEVVAPAAGPQVELLSSPAETPPLEIYRPSVTASLPTILDGAPVTLRHPLLNAPFQITAASVAGFRSALDAEGFTEIHTPKIVGSATESGANVFALDWFGRKAYLAQSPQFFKQAMVGVFERVYETGPVFRAEPSDTARHLAQYTSLDAELGFITDHRDVMAVVRQALAGMVAAVGERAAAAVDLLGVKLPVVPEQIPEIHFADAMEMLGEDEPDLSPANERELSAWALREFGSEFLFVTGYPMVKRPFYTHAQPDRPQYSNSFDLIFRGLELITGGQRLHRYEDYVAALAARGETTEAYEGYLANFKHGMPPHGGFALGLERWTMRLTEADNLRRTALFPRDLHRLTP
- a CDS encoding ArnT family glycosyltransferase; its protein translation is MAWISRRSSDRALVAALTALAAVMFGWGFQHGRTHPYYTAAVRSMGADWHDFVYGAFDPAGFITTDKLPGAFWVQALSVRMFGFHPWAVLLPQVLAATACVPLLFVTVRRWAGRGAGYAAAVGYTLTPVTVALSRTNIPDALMVFFMVVAAHALWRWADGGRRATWWLAASAVWLGVAFNVKMGQALLVVPVFAGTCFLLGAGTRWWRLGRAAVYGTLVAAVSLAWMVFVTLTPASQRPYIDGSVHNSVWEMVFQYNGFGRIGGQGAGTDPLAGGAVLSGAGGPAGLGRIFGAASAGQISWLVPAAVAGLGAGLWMAWRGRRAARIALESLATDSASQQTTAATVTTADRARQKTLAGYLFWGGWLGIYGLAFCAATGIHSYYTSTLAPPVAALAGAAFVAAARGRTWQLPALVTVTGGWAFLASRETPHYQPWLRWFVLAAAVLAIALTPWARLSRNRALGAVSALAVATAALAAPAVWASSVLTRRGDTMGSVAASAGPPQGMFGGRKTSAAVNDEIERGLRDFGRGPDPQVLRFLKHNRDGRHYAAAVDGSMAAATYLADNIPVLPMGGFTSDAPAPTAQGLAALVRAGQVRYVVVTGMRMGGRSAAAKDRDAWVTGHCHGVPGLVSVSVPRSASTFSATSTSTAHADTASASSASAKAAAPSGVFDCS
- a CDS encoding DeoR/GlpR family DNA-binding transcription regulator, producing the protein MRQEDRLGAILALLADHGSVGVVETAERLGTSQATIRRDLQALEEQGLVKRTHGGAVPAGVLYELPMRYRGARQQEEKSRIAELAAGLIDESAATVGLCGGTTTSEVARFLGMRGGLKIVTNALNIAAELALRPAIDLVVTGGTVRTESYELIGPVAERALEGFNLDASFLGVGGVSAAAGVTTHHEVEAQTNRAMILQSARVIVVADGTKVGRRAFARIAEAALVSDLVTDPSADPAELDALRELGVRIHLAD
- a CDS encoding SIS domain-containing protein — protein: MSGSEHVDAEIASQPDTWRRAAALAVGPTAEALPKKGERVAVVGCGTSLYMAQAYAVLREQAGLGDTDAFAASEFPFGRAYDRVVALSRSGTTTEVLELLQRLKGAIATVAVIADPDTPAPALADRTIVLDFADEKSVVQTRFATTALTLFRAHVAAQSGTAFDLEKIVADARHCVSEPLPEGILDKTQFAFLGRGWTVGLANEAGLKMTEASLTWTQSYPAMEYRHGPISIASPGTVTWMLGEAPRGLAEQVEATGGQWLDGTADGTADGTSAGRDPLAELIRVQRLAVALGARKGLEVDNPRNLTRSVVLSEV
- a CDS encoding ROK family protein; this encodes MSDPEQRYALALDVGGTGIKAGLVTADGTLTRGWRRATRIERGPQAVIDTIADFAAELVQETAADGTPVVAAGFALPGIIDEQNGVGVFSATVGWRGVPFRELLGKRLAVPVAIGHDVRAGGVAEARIGAGRGSARFVFLPLGTSIGGAIMIDGVPNLGSRGMGGEFGHIVVRPGGLPCGCGLHGCLAQYSSAGAVAARYAQAAGTPNAGALDVAARLATGDPIARRVWDEAVDVLADALLTTAALLDPDRVVIGGGLAEAGEVLMAPLAEALAAKATYHALPELVTAELGDLAGCRGAGLLAWDLVPQDLAT
- a CDS encoding 1-phosphofructokinase family hexose kinase → MIVTLTLNPALDITYTVPALLPGTTHRPRVHAQAGGKGVNVARTLHALGRDTVAVLPLGGFDGEAVRAELAASGVPHHVIPIAGATRRTVTVVEESGLATGFNEAGPEIGADEWAEICAAVAVLLETAVLDDAAVLVLSGKLPRGLADDAYASLVELADGFGVPTILDTEGAPLLAALSAGPAIVKPNAHELLDATGLADPGSAAGELLKRGARAVVASSGPDGLTALTADGTWIARPPRIEGGNPTGAGDASVAALAVGLADGRAWPEVLADAVALSAATVLTDRAGMFDAEAYRRFRSEITAQHEARSTSTSTSASTSSSASTSPSASSSTSTSTSTSPSASSSTSTSTSPSASTSTSTSTSTSTSTRP